The Pirellulales bacterium genome includes the window TTGGTTGCATCAGTTCCGACGGCTCCGCATCCGCTGGGACCGAAACCCACTCGTCCATCAGGCCTTCCTCACCCTTGCCGCAGCGATCATCTGTTATCGTACTTGGCTTAATGAAAGCTAGTTTTGTCCGGTGGCTCTTAGAAAGCAACCGCTTGCATCACTGTAAACTCTGTGCGATATTGCCAGAGCATGAACTGGTGTACATGCTGAAGACTAAAGACTAGACGGCAGATTGTAATTTTTATTGAGCGGTCATGGTGGACAGATATGAACGGATTCGTAACGGTCGCAGCGCTGGGTGTAGGAATCGCCGTAGGCGCCGCCGTGGTGTGGGCGCTAATGCGGGCCAAAGGCGCGGCCATTGCCGAACGGTTGTCGGCCCAGCAAAGCATTGCACAATCGTTGCAACAGCGCGAAACGCAGCTGCAAACCGAATTAACCACTCTCCGCACCGCCAACACCCTGCTGGAGCGCGATAAGGCGGCGCTGGCAGCCACGCTGCAACAGGAACGCGAACAAGAGCAAAAACTCAAGCACGCTTTCCAATCGCTGGCAGCCGAAGCGCTGCAAGCCAATAATCAGCAATTCATCACATTAGCTACATCGGCACTTAATACGCAACAGGAAGCCGCCAAAGGAAATCTTGGCGAACTGGTTAATCCTGTCAAAACCGCGCTCACCAACGTCGAAAAAAAACTGCAAGACCTGGAAGTTGCTCGCCAGGGAGCCTACTCGGGCTTACTGACGCAGGTGCAATCGCTACAGGAATCGGAACGGTTGCTGCGGACCGAAGCGGCCAATTTAGTCAGCGCTTTGCGCTCGCCCACGGTTCGTGGACGCTGGGGCGAAATGCAACTTCGGCGAGTGGTGGAACTGGCCGGCATGCTCGATCATTGCGACTTTTTCGAGCAAGTCAGCACGCAAAGCGAAGACGGCCGCCTGCAGCCCGATTTGGTTGTCTGCCTGCCGGGCAATCGAAAAATCGTTGTCGATGCCAAAGCGCCGCTGTCGGCCTTTCTGGAAGCCCTCGACACGCAGGAGGAAGATGTCCGGCAAGCGCGGATGAAAGACCATGCCCGGCTGGTGCTCGATCACGTTTCCAAACTAAAAAAGAAAGAATATTGGAATCAGTTCGAGCACTCGCCCGATTTTGTGGTGCTGTTCCTGCCGGGTGAAACATTTTTCAGCGCGGCCCAACAGTATGCGCCGCAACTAATCGAACTCGGCTGGGAGCAACATGTCGTGATTGCCACGCCAGTCACGTTGATTACGCTGCTGCGGATGGTTGCGCTGGGTTGGCGACAGGAAAAGCTCGCGCAAAACGCGCAGGAAATCAGCGATTTGGGCAAGCAACTGTACGAACGACTAGCCAAGGTGGCCGACCACATGCGTCGGCTAGGCAAAAGTTTGCAAACCTCCGTCAACACCTACAACGAAACCGTCGGCACGCTGGAATCGCGCGTGCTGACCAGTGCCCGCAAGTTTCATGAACTCGGCGCAGCCCCGTCGGGCGACACCATTGACGACGTTGAACCGCTGGAAGTGATGACTCGCGAAATTCAACGTCTGGAATTGCTGTCGGCCAGCCTGGAAGAAGCCCCGTCTTTCCCGAAAAGCCACTCTTGACCGCAGCGGGGACGCTTTCTATCCTTCCCGCGCATTTTTGTCGACCGATGCTAGCATGAAGCGATCAGCGGCTAGCGACTAGCATTATCCTGGCAAGAACTGAGTAAGTTCATTTTGTCTTGAGCTATTTGCTGCCGCTAGTTGCTAATCGCTAATCGCTTTTTTGGATGAAAGGATTCGTCCATGGATCGCTCTACCAATGGTTCCACTTCGCCTGCTTCTTCGACCACTGCGACGCCCGTGCCGCTGCTCGATGTCAAACGGCAATACGCACCGCTGCGGGAAAAACTGTTGGCCGCGGTAACGCATGTTTGCGATAGCGGCCGGTATATTTTGGGCCCAGAATGCGAAGAGTTGGAACGAGCGGTGGCGGCTTACACCGGCGCTCGGCATGCGATTACGTGTGCCTCGGGGAGCGATGCGTTGCTATTGGCGCTGATAGCCCTGCACATTGGCGAAGGAGACGAAGTGATCTGCCCCAGTTACACATTTTTCGCCACGGCCAGCGCCGTGTGGCGGCTGGGAGCGGAGCCGGTGTTTTGCGACATCGAGCCGGGAACGTTCAATATCGATCCGGCCAAAATTGAGCGGCTGATTTCGCCGCAGACGAAGGCCATCATTCCAGTGCATTTGTTTGGGCAGTGCGCCGCGATGGATGAAATTGGCCGCGTGGCCGCGAAACACAGCGTGCCGATTATCGAGGACGCCTGCCAGGCGATCGGGGCCGAATACGCCGGCCGCAGCGCCGGAACGCTGGGCGACATGGGCTGCTTCAGTTTTTATCCGACGAAAAATTTGGGTGGCATGGGAGACGGCGGCCTGCTGACGACCGATCGTGACGATCTGGCCGCTAAATTGAAATTGCTCCGCGGCCACGGTATGGAGCCACGGTATTATCATCAACTCGTGGGCATCAACAGCCGCCTCGATACCTTGCAGGCGGCGGTGCTGGGCGTGAAGCTGCCGCACCTCGACGAATGGGCCCGGCAACGGCAAAGCAATGCGGAGCGCTATCACGCGCTATTTTCCGAGTACGGGCTGGATAAAATTTTGACACTGCCGATTACGGCCCGGGCCGCAACGCACGTGTGGAACCAATACACCATCCGCGTGCCCGACGGGCGGCGAAACGATTTGCGCAAGCACCTGACGGCGGCGAAAATCGGCACGGAAATTTACTACCCGGTGCCGCTGCACGAGCAGAAATGCTTCGCCTCGCTGGGCTATCCGTTGGGCAGCCTGCCGGAAACGGAACTAGCGGCGCGCGAAACTTTGGCGCTGCCGATATTCCCGGAACTGACGGCGGACGAGCAGCGAACGGTGGTGGCGACGATTGGTGGATTTTTTGGGGCCAGCAACAGCGCCGCATCGAATGGCGCGGCTTCAACCACGCCCACGAGCACCATTCCGCGGCCCAAGTTTTTGCAGCCGAAGAGTTCGGAAGTTAAGCGTTAAGAATGCGGGTAAAGATTGAGGTTTGGCAGCGCGAGCGACGGTGGCCCGGCGATTTCATCGCCGGCTTTATGTATGAAGCAACGGCTTGAGCAAGCAGCCGGTGGCATTGTCGGGCACGGCGGCGATTTCTTCGGGCGTGCCTTCGGCGATAATCTGCCCGCCGGCAGCGCCCCCTTCAGGGCCGAGATCGATGATCCAATCGGCGGATTTCATCACGTCTAAATTGTGCTCGATCACAAGGACCGTGTTGCCCAAATCGACCAGGCGCTGGAGCACATCGAGCAGTTTGCGGACATCGTCGAAGTGGAGGCCGGTGGTCGGTTCGTCGAGCAAATACAACGTGCTGCCGGTTTGCTGGCGGGCCAGCTCGGCGGCAAGTTTGACGCGCTGGGCTTCGCCGCCAGAAAGCGTGGTGGCCGATTGGCCGAGCGTGAGATAGCCCAGGCCGACTTCTTGCAGGCTGTGCAGCGGACGGGCGATGAGCGGAAAGTTTTCGAAAACGTCGGCAGCTTCGTCGATGCGCAGCGCCAGCATGTCGGCAATCGACAGGCCCTTGAATTTCACTTCCAGCGTTTGGCGGTTAAAGCGCTGGCCCTGGCAGACCGGGCAGGTGACGAACAGATCGGGCAGAAATTGCATTTCGATTTTTTTGACGCCGTAGCCTTGGCATTCCTCGCAGCGGCCACCTTTGGCGGGCGCGCCCGATTTGCCAACGGAAGGAATGTTGAAGCTGAAACGGCCGGCAGTGTAGCCGCGAGATTTGGATTGGGGCGTGGAAGCGAACACTTTGCGCACTTCGTCGAAAATGCCGGAGTACGTAGCGGGGTTACTGCGCGGCGAACGGCCGATGGGGGCTTGATCGATCACGATGATTTTGTCGATTTGGTTCACGCCGCGCAGACTGGTGTGCGGGCCGGGCTTGGGACCCTCGCCTGTTAGGCGGCGGACCAGCGCGCGGGCCAGCGTTTCGTTCACCAGGGAGCTTTTGCCGGAGCCGCTGACGCCGGTGACGCATACGAATACGCCCAGCGGAAAACGAGCGGTGACCTGTTTCAGATTGTTGGTGGTGACGCCTTCAAGCGTGATGGAGCGCGTTTTGGCGGCGCGCCGGCGCTGAGGCGGCACGGGAATGGAAACCGCGCTGGACAGGTAACGGCCCGTGAGTGAATTGGGGTCGTCGGCTACGGCAGCAGGTGTGCCATGCGCCACAATGCGGCCGCCGTGTGCGCCGGCGCCGGGGCCGAGATCGAGAAGATCGTCGGCCTGACGCATCATGTCGGCATCGTGTTCGACGACCAGCACGGTGTTGCCCTGCGATTGCAGATCGCGCAGCGCATCGATCAGCCGCTGGTTATCGCGCGGGTGCAGGCCGATGGAGGGTTCATCGAGCACATAACAAACTCCGACCAAGCCGGAACCAATGCCGGTCGCCAGGCGAACGCGCTGTAATTCGCCGCCGCTGAGCGTATCGGCAGCTCGATCAAGCGTGAGGTAATTGAGGCCAACCTGATCGAGAAACGCCAAGCGCGATTGGATTTCGGCAGCCAGCGGCTCGAAGATGGCAAGATCGTCCGCAGCGATTTCTGATTTGAGTGGTTCGAAAAAGTCACGCGCCTGTTGCACGGTGAGCGCCGTGATTTCGTGAATGGCGCGGCCGGCGAAGTGGACGGCGCGGGCTTCGGGTCGCAGGCGCGCACCGCCGCAGGCCTGGCAAACGACTTGCCCGCGAAAGGTGGCGAGGCGTTCCCGATCGGCGGTTTTTGTGGCCGTGGCGAATTGCTTTTCCAGGAGAATCAGTAGACCATCGAACGAGTGACCATTATTTGATTGTCCGCGCAAAAACTTTTCGCGCACCGCAGGTTTCCACATTTCGTATGGCGTATCCCCTTTCAAATTGTTGGCCTGCAAGAATTCGGCCAACGCTTGTTGATGCCGCTTGGCTTGGGTGGGAGTATCGTTTTTCCAGGGGAGTATCAAACCGTCGGCCAGCGAGAGTTGCTCGTCGCCGAAGATCAATTCAGGGTCGAATTCTTCGCGCGAACCCAATCCTTCGCAGACAGGGCAGGCGCCGTAGGGGCTGTTGAAGCTGAACGTGCGGGGTTCGAGCTCCTCGTAATTGATTTTGCAGTTGGGACAGGCGTAAAGCGTGCTGAACAGGCGGTCCTGCCAATGGCCGGCATTGGGATGGTCGGGATCGCGCACCTGGCAGGCCACGAGCACGGCGCCTTCGCCGTGCGTGACGGCCAGGTTGAGCGATTCGGCCAGGCGGTCGTCGATGCCTTCGCGGATGACAATGCGATCGACAACGGCTTCGATCGTGTGGTTTTTTCGAGGTTCCAGCTCGGGGGGTTCGCCGCCGACATCAAGCACTTCGCCATCGACGCGGGCCCGCTGGAAGCCGGCCTTGCGGATTGCCTCGAATACTTCTTTGTGCTGCCCCCGCCGGCCGCGGACCATGGGGGCTAAAATCATCAGCTTGGTGCCGGCGGGCAGGTGCATCAACTCCGCTTGAATTTCCTCGGGCGATTGCTGGCAGATGGGGGCGCCGCATTGGTAACAGTAAGCCGTGCCGAGGCGGGCCAGCAGCAGGCGGAGATGATCGTAAATTTCTGTGACTGTGGCGACCGTGCTGCGCGGGTTGGCACTGCCCGCGCGCTGGTCGATGGAAATGGTGGGTTGCAAGCCTTCGATCAGATCGACGTCGGGGCGCTCCATTTGATGCAAAAATTGCCGCGCATAGGTTGACAGGCTTTCGATGTATTGCCGCTGGCCTTCGGCGAAGATGGTATCCAGCGCCAGGGAACTTTTGCCGGAACCGCTGACCCCGGTAACGACGACGAGACGGTCGCGGGGAAGATCGACATCGATATTTTGCAGATTGTGGACCCGTGCGCCGCGGATACGGATGAATTCGCCGTTGGCCGCGACGGAATTGGATCTGGAAGGCTCCATACGCCCTGATTGCCCTGGAAGAAAATTTCGGCAGTTTCCCAAACTACTTAGCGTACTTGGGAAATTGGGGCGCGTACAGAGACGGTGGGTAGTTGCATGCTCTATGGCGGGCAGACAAAATGGCACTGGACTTTTCGGTTCTAACCCCCCACGGTTCTATGTCCATCGCCGAACCAATGCAGCAGCGGGCCGAAGAATTTCGGACCCGTTATCAAGCGGTGCGAGAGCAGATTGGCCGGGTGATCGTCGGTCACGACGAGATTGTCCACGGCGTGCTGACGTGCCTGTTGGTGGGCGGGCATTGTTTGTTGGAGGGAGTGCCGGGATTGGGCAAAACGCTGTTGGTGCGGACGCTGGCCAAGACGTTGGATTTGCATTTTTCGCGAATTCAGTTCACGCCCGATTTAATGCCGGCGGACATTATCGGCACGAATATGGTGATGGAATCGCCCGATGGGAAACGGTTTTTCGAGTTCCAGCGGGGAGCGATTTTCACGCAGTTGTGCTTGGCGGACGAAATCAACCGGGCCACGCCGAAAACGCAATCGGCAATGTTGGAAACGATGCAAGAGTTTTCCGTCACCGTGGCCGGGAAGGTTTACCCGCTCCAGCGGCCGTTTTTCGTGCTGGCCACGCAAAACCCGATTGAACAGGAGGGAACTTACCCGCTGCCGGAAGCGCAGTTGGACCGGTTCTTTTTCAAGTTAATGGTGGGCTACTCCAGCCGTGAGGAATTGGCAACCATCATTGACCGCACAACACGGGGAGAAAATATCGAGCCGCAGAAAGTGATGGACGGGCCGGAGATATTGAACTGGCAACAATTGGTGCGGGAAGTGATTTTGGCCAAGCACGTGCAGGATTATATTGTGCGGCTGACGTTGGCCACGCATCCGGAAGGGGCATTTGCTTTGCCCATCACGAACCAGTATTTGCGCTGGGGCGCTAGCCCTCGTGCCGCGCAAGCATTGGCTTTGGCGGCGAAAGTGCGGGCGCTTTTGGAAGGGCGCTACAACGTGAGCTTTGAAGACGTGCGGCGCGTGTATTTGCCGGCGCTGCGGCACCGGGTGATTGCGAATTTTGAAGCCCAAGCCGAGGGGATCGACACAGATCACGTGCTATCGGAAATTCTGGACAAGCTGCCCGAAAAATCGGGCGAAGCGGCAGCTTGAGTGGCAAGTCAATGGGGGAGCGTTTACGCCAGTTTCAGTTCGATTGATTCACTACCAGCGCGGGCAGCCAGGTGAACAGCATGTAGGCACGCGGCGTGGCTAAGTCGGCCAGGGTCGATAAATCGAGTTGGGCCGCAGGCGCAGTGCCCGCAGCGGCATCGGAGCCGAGCAACACGGAGTTCAGAAAGCCTGTAGGCCGCTCGTATTTGACGACCCGCACTCGTCGCGGATCGAGGTTTGCCAGTTCAATGGCGCGGTCCACGGCCTCTTCGATGAAACCAAGCTTGTCGACCAAGCCCAAATCAAGCGCCTGCTTGGCGGTGAAAACTTGCCCGGTGGTAGCCGTGGCGAAGTTCTGTTTATTGTTGGCCAATTGCGGGCGGGCTTCAGCGACGACCTCTTTGAATTGATCAAAAGTCTGATCAACGAGGCCCTGCAAAATGGCGCGTTCCTTTTTGGCCATTTCCGGCGATAATTTTTGCGTAGGGCTGCCCAACTCTTTGTACGGCCCGCTGACGACCGAATCGTCCTGGATTTTCCAGCTTTCCAGCAAATCGGCGATGGTGAAGTGCGGAATGATAACGCCGATCGATCCGGTCCAGGTAGTGCGCTCGGCAAAAATGGTGTCGGGCACATCGCCGGCGGCCATGGACAAATAATATCCGCCGCTGGCCGCGATGCCTCCCATGCTGACGACGAGGGGAATTTTGCGACCCCCGGTGCTGTCGCCCTCGCGCAGCATTTTCAGATGGTGAAATAAATAATCGCTGCCGGTGACGGTGCCGCCGGGAGAATCGACACGCACGACCACGGCTTTGACGTCCGGGTCTTTGGCAACCTGGTCAATTTGCCATTTGGCGAAACCATCGGTGTGCATGATGGCGCCTTCGATGGTGATGATGGCCACTTTTTGTTGCGCGGTTTCCGAGTGAGAGACATAACGTTCTTCCAGGCGCGGGTTTTTCTGGAGGTATTGGTCGTAGGCGGCGCGATAACTGAGGGCAAAGCCGAAGGCCAAAATGGCCACGATCCAGGGCAGCCGTCGTCCCCAGCGCCCCCACCCTCCCTGTTCCTGCAAAACGACGCGCAGTGGTTTATCGCCATTGGATGAGCCATCAGAATGCGAGGGAGGCAACATAGAAGACATGGCAAATCTCCTCAATAAGGAAGCGGCTGGCGGCCGCAGCGTGAAAGGCAATCTGCTGCAAATCGGCCTGATTCAGGTAAATTCAGAGCGCATTCTAGGATTTTGCCGTCCCGGCGCGGAGGTGACGGCGGTTTATTCGCACTGTTCCCCAGATTTCTTGCATCGCATAGTTGCACGGGGGTGCTCCGCGAATTAAGAAAGATAGGGAGTTTGAGCGTCCTGGTCATGTTTCCAGCCACACTTTGGACCATCCGATGAGACACTGTTTTTTATTTACTCGCACCTTCCGTTGCTTGATGCTACTGTTGTTCGCCTTGGGCCTGGGAAGCTTGGCCGTACTGGCGGCGGAATGGAAATCGGGAAAAATTTATCCCGAGCCGTTGCTGGTCGATCCCGGGCCACCCGGCGGACCGCCATCGGACGCCATTGTGCTTTTCGACGGTAAAGATATGTCAGCCTGGAATGGCGCGGACGATTGGGAAGTTAAAGACGGCGTGGTGACGGTGAATCCCAAGTCGCCGGAAAAACAAGCCGATGCTACGACCAAGCAATCGTTCGGCGATTGTCAACTGCACGTGGAATGGGCCGAGCCCGACGTGGTCAAAGGCTCAGGCCAAGGGCGCGGCAATAGCGGCGTGTTTTTGATGAGCCGGTACGAAGTGCAAGTACTCGATTCGTACGACAACAAAACCTATTACGACGGTCAGTGCGCCGCAATTTATAAACAATCTCCTCCTCTGGTGAATGCTTGCCGCAAGCCGGGCGAGTGGCAAACCTACGACATCATATTCGAAGCGCCGTGGTTCGATGAAAAAGGAAAGGTCGCCAAGCCGGCATACATTACGGTTTTGCAAAATGGCGTCCTGGTGCAAAATCATACTGAAATTCAGGGCTCCACGTCGTGGGATCATCCGCCCACTTACGAAGCTCATCCCACCAAAGCGCCGGTCGCGCTGCAGAACCACGGCAACCCGGTCCGTTTTCGCAATATCTGGATTCGCGAACTGACGCCAAAAACATTCGTCGCGCCGGCAAAATCTGCCGCAGTAAACACCCAAGAATAGATGGTGGATGATTTTAACGTGCATCAAGCGGCTTAAGAAACGGCTGCCTTGACTTGGGCTCAATGTGCTATAATAGCCGAGATGTTAATCTTCCAGTTGGCAACTCGATATTTTAGCAAGCGCATGGTTCCCAACTGTGCCGGTGTGGCCGCGCTGATCGTGCTTGCAATGGTCCAATCGGTGCAGGCGGAAGAAGCCGACAAGACTTCGGCCACGCCCGTTTCGGCCTCTGCGGCAAATGCGCAAGCGGCCAGTGCAGTCTTGCAAAAAGCGGACAGCGGTAAGCAGCCAGGCGGCGTCGATATCGACCAATCGATTGTTCGCCTGGGCTCGTCCGATTTCCGTACCCGCGAGGAAGCCGTTAGGCAATTGGTCGCGGCCGGGCGGCCCGCAATCGAGCCACTAACCAAGGCCGCGCGAGGGGACGATTTAGAAATTTCCTATCGGGCGGTGCGGGTTTTGCAAACCTTGTTGCAGCAGGACGATCAAGCCACCGAGGACGAAGCGGCCGACGCACTGCAGAAATTGGCCTCCGACCCGTCCAAGCCGGCCGCCGATTTGGCAACGGACGCCTTGACAGTTTATCACCTGACACTGCAAGACAAGGCCTTGGCGACTTTGCGAAACTTGGGGGCAACTGTGACGAGCGATCAACTCAATCTTGAGCCGGGCGACTTGCAGGTGACCCTGGACGATCATTGGAAGGGAAAAAAGAGCGATCTTCGTCTGCTGAAAGATGTTCCCAATTTGGCGTGGCTGCGCGTGATCAATCGTTCGCTGGACGACGACGAATTGTCGACCATTGCCGGATTATCTCAGGCGACAGAAATCGATTTGTTCGGCACGGGCATTTCAGCCGACGCGGCGCAGAAATTGGCGACCGCCCTGCCCGATGCGGTGGTTGATCGGCGCAATGGAGCATTTTTGGGAGTGGGGGGCTTGCCAGGAATGACAAGCTGCCTAATCAGCGAAGTTCGAGAGGACTCGGCGGCGGCGGCGGCCGGCATTCAAGTGGGAGATGAAATCACCACTTTCGACGGCCAGCCCGTGCATAACTTTGAAGAATTCACCTCGCTGGTTTCGAACAAAAAAGGGGGCGACCAAATCGATTTGCAGGTCCGTCGTGATAACGAAGTACTGACTAAAAAGGTGAGACTGGGACAATGGCAATCGGATTTGCCGGTCATCTTTCACGGCAACTCTAGACCGCGGAATGTGCAAACTCCATTGCCGAACGCCGGGGGCAATCGCTAAGTTTTTGGCTGCCTTGCATGAGAAAGGTTTTGTTCCGCACGGGACTTTGGGCGTGTTTTCCGGCCGAACTATGGTTTTCGGCCGCGCTCTTTTCGCCCTGGCTGAAAAACGTCGCGGTTTTGTCAAGTGCATCGAGCACGTGCAATATCGCCGTGTAATGCCCGCAATCGTACCACTCGATGTTCGGCCGGCCGAACGCTTCCCAGAGGCTGTCGGTGCAGGGACGAGGAATGACTTCGTCGTGCAAGGCGTTGAACATCAGCACTTTTCGACCGCTGAGGTACGCTGCATACGAGCAGGGATCGACCGTCTTCATCAGTTCGGTCAACTCGTCGAGCGAATGCCCGTGTGCAAGCCAGTGTTGTTTGGCGGCTGCCAAATGTTTTTCCTGCGAATCGCGCAGCACAAGGCTTAAATCGCCGCCGGCAAGCACCGGACAAACTTTCACGAACCGGGGTTCGGCCGCCGCGGCCAACGAGGCCGTAATGCCTCCCAGACTGATTCCGAAGATGCCCAACTGCTGCGGATCGACTTCGTCCTGGGCCGCCAACCAAGCGGCGGCAAAGCGAATATCTTTCACGGCCTGAATCATGCCGCGCACGGTTTCTTGCGGATCGGTAGAGATCATCCGGGCTTTGGAATTCGGCTGCCGACGTTCACCGTAATAAGGCATGTGTACAAACAAAGCCGCCACACCGTGTTGAGCCAGATTGTTGGCAAACAAACGGGCCAATGGAAAATCGCCTCCCATAATGTGCAACACGACGCAGGCTGGATATTTTCCAGCCTTGGCGGGGCGGAAGTATTCGCAATGCACGGTGTTATTATTGGGCTCCGGAGTGACCACGGGGGAAGGAAAGGTCACGGTGGAAATGGCCACGTCGTCGGACCATTTCGGCAGCGCTGTTTGTTCGAAGGAAAACGTTTGCGCGGCCAGCCGAAACGGCTCTGGGACGGCGTGGGCTTCGTCGGGGACTGGTTCGAAATGAATTTGTCCCTGCCGCGGAGCGACGTCGTCCGCCAGGCCTGGGACCACAGGCAGCGCCATGACGCATGCCACGAACGCTATTTTGGTGGCGATGGGCATTGATTGTTTCCGTAATTTTCAAATGCTTGAATTGAACAAACGAGGAAGCAGCCGTTTCCGGCAATCGCTCGACCTGATTTTGTTCTGGCTAACATAGCCCGTTAGACTGCGGCGGAAAACCTGATTTCGCGCGCATTAGGATCGGGCGGCGTGCTAGCATGGCGGCGGCCACTTGTTTGCGGGGTGATGCCATTGCGGCCAACGCGCGGCACTCGTATAGTGTGCCCCCTCTTCCATCATCACTATTCCATGCGGCGCAGCGCGCTTATGGTGCCACGCTTGAACCGACGATCGGTCTGGATGGCGATTTTGCTCGTCGCGCTTACAGTTTGGGGACTGACCGATGTGCGTTCTCGGGCCCGGACCGATTTGAACAATCCATTGGCCCATCGGACCGACTTAACCGTGAACACCGTGGCGGGGGCCGCAATGTTTGACGGCCGGGATCCGTACGCAGTCAGCAACTTGCGGGGTTGGCATTACCATCTGCCGCCGCTGTTGGCGATT containing:
- a CDS encoding alpha/beta hydrolase family protein, which produces MPIATKIAFVACVMALPVVPGLADDVAPRQGQIHFEPVPDEAHAVPEPFRLAAQTFSFEQTALPKWSDDVAISTVTFPSPVVTPEPNNNTVHCEYFRPAKAGKYPACVVLHIMGGDFPLARLFANNLAQHGVAALFVHMPYYGERRQPNSKARMISTDPQETVRGMIQAVKDIRFAAAWLAAQDEVDPQQLGIFGISLGGITASLAAAAEPRFVKVCPVLAGGDLSLVLRDSQEKHLAAAKQHWLAHGHSLDELTELMKTVDPCSYAAYLSGRKVLMFNALHDEVIPRPCTDSLWEAFGRPNIEWYDCGHYTAILHVLDALDKTATFFSQGEKSAAENHSSAGKHAQSPVRNKTFLMQGSQKLSDCPRRSAMEFAHSAV